The Pseudomonas sp. FP2309 genome has a window encoding:
- a CDS encoding CoA transferase subunit A, whose protein sequence is MAEILTLRDAVKRFVNDGDTVALEGFTHLIPTAAGHEIIRQRKKDLTLVRMTPDLVYDQLIGAGCARKLIFSWGGNPGVGSLHRLRDAVEKQWPQPLEIEEHSHADLANAYVAGASGLPFAVLRAYAGSDLPKVNPLIKSVTCPFTGEVLAAVPSVRPDITVIHAQKADRKGNVLLWGILGVQKEAALAAKRCIVTVEEIVDDLNAPMNSCVLPTWALTAVCHVPGGAHPSYAHGYNERDNRFYQAWDPIARDRGTFTAWIDEYIHGTADFSEFQAKLATAQEAK, encoded by the coding sequence ATGGCTGAAATTCTCACCCTGCGTGATGCGGTCAAGCGCTTCGTGAACGACGGCGATACCGTCGCCCTCGAAGGTTTTACCCATCTGATCCCTACTGCCGCAGGCCACGAAATCATTCGTCAGCGCAAGAAAGACCTGACGCTGGTGCGTATGACGCCTGACCTGGTTTACGACCAGTTGATCGGCGCCGGCTGCGCCCGCAAGTTGATTTTCTCCTGGGGCGGCAACCCTGGTGTGGGCTCCTTGCATCGCCTGCGTGACGCGGTTGAAAAACAATGGCCGCAGCCGCTGGAGATCGAAGAACACAGCCACGCCGACCTGGCCAATGCTTACGTCGCCGGCGCTTCGGGCCTGCCGTTCGCGGTGCTGCGCGCCTACGCTGGCTCCGACCTGCCCAAGGTCAACCCGCTGATCAAAAGCGTGACCTGCCCGTTTACCGGCGAAGTGCTGGCGGCGGTGCCGTCGGTACGCCCGGACATCACCGTGATCCATGCGCAGAAAGCCGACCGCAAGGGCAACGTGCTGCTCTGGGGCATCCTCGGCGTGCAGAAAGAAGCGGCCCTGGCGGCCAAGCGTTGCATCGTCACCGTGGAAGAAATCGTCGACGACCTGAATGCCCCGATGAACAGCTGCGTCCTGCCCACCTGGGCCCTGACCGCGGTATGCCATGTACCCGGTGGCGCACACCCGTCCTACGCTCACGGTTACAACGAACGCGATAACCGCTTCTACCAGGCGTGGGACCCGATTGCCCGCGACCGTGGGACCTTTACCGCATGGATTGACGAATACATCCACGGCACTGCCGACTTCAGTGAATTCCAGGCCAAACTGGCCACCGCGCAGGAGGCCAAGTAA
- a CDS encoding CoA-transferase subunit beta, giving the protein MAYSTNEMMTVAAARRLKNGSVCFVGIGLPSKAANLARLTSSPDVVLIYESGPIGAKPSVLPLSIGDGELAETADTVVPTGEIFRYWLQGGRIDVGFLGAAQVDRFGNINTTVVGDYHQPKVRLPGAGGAPEIAGSAKSVLIILKQSSRSFVDKLDFITSVGHGEGGDSRKRLGLPGAGPVGIITDLCIMEPEEGTHEFVVTALHPGVTREQVVAATGWAIRFADHVDTTAEPTEVELTALRDLEARTAAAHGQAPGEA; this is encoded by the coding sequence ATGGCTTACTCGACCAATGAAATGATGACCGTCGCCGCCGCGCGCCGCCTGAAGAACGGTTCGGTGTGCTTCGTGGGCATCGGCTTGCCGTCGAAAGCGGCCAACCTGGCGCGCCTGACGTCGTCGCCCGATGTGGTGCTGATCTACGAGTCCGGCCCGATTGGCGCCAAGCCTTCGGTACTGCCGCTGTCCATCGGTGACGGCGAGCTGGCGGAAACCGCCGACACCGTGGTGCCGACCGGTGAGATCTTTCGCTACTGGCTGCAGGGCGGGCGTATCGACGTCGGGTTTCTCGGCGCGGCCCAGGTCGACCGTTTCGGCAATATCAACACCACCGTGGTCGGTGACTATCACCAGCCCAAGGTGCGCCTGCCGGGTGCCGGTGGCGCGCCGGAGATCGCCGGTTCCGCCAAGAGCGTGCTGATCATACTTAAACAGTCGTCCCGTTCGTTTGTCGACAAGCTGGACTTCATCACTTCCGTGGGCCACGGCGAAGGCGGCGATTCACGCAAGCGCCTGGGCCTGCCGGGCGCAGGTCCGGTGGGCATCATCACCGACTTGTGCATCATGGAGCCGGAAGAGGGCACCCACGAATTTGTGGTCACCGCCCTGCACCCCGGCGTGACGCGCGAACAAGTGGTGGCGGCCACCGGCTGGGCCATCCGCTTTGCCGACCACGTAGACACCACCGCTGAACCCACTGAGGTTGAGCTGACCGCCCTGCGGGACCTCGAAGCCCGCACGGCCGCCGCCCATGGCCAGGCACCAGGAGAAGCATGA
- the pcaF gene encoding 3-oxoadipyl-CoA thiolase → MMREVFICDAVRTPIGRFGGGLATVRADDLAAVPIKALMERNPSVQWSAVDEVFLGCANQAGEDNRNVARMALLLAGLPESIPGVTLNRLCASGMDAIGTAFRAIASGEMELAIAGGVESMSRAPFVMGKADAAFSRNMKLEDTTIGWRFINPLMKAQYGVDAMPQTADNVADDYKVSRADQDAFALRSQQRTAAAQAAGYFAEEIVPVRVAHKKGETVVEHDEHPRDTTLEALARLKPVNGPDKTVTAGNASGVNDGAAALILASAEAVKKHGLTARARVLGMASAGVAPRVMGIGPVPAVRKLVERLGLAVTDFDVIELNEAFASQGLAVLRELGIADDAPQVNPNGGAIALGHPLGMSGARLVMTALHQLEKTGGRKGLATMCVGVGQGLALAIERI, encoded by the coding sequence ATGATGCGTGAGGTATTTATCTGTGATGCCGTTCGCACGCCCATCGGCCGTTTCGGCGGTGGCCTGGCCACCGTGCGCGCCGATGACCTGGCGGCGGTGCCGATCAAGGCGCTGATGGAGCGCAACCCGTCGGTGCAGTGGAGCGCGGTGGACGAGGTGTTCCTCGGCTGCGCCAACCAGGCCGGCGAAGACAACCGTAACGTCGCCCGCATGGCGCTGTTGCTCGCGGGGCTGCCGGAGAGTATTCCCGGCGTGACTCTTAACCGCTTGTGCGCCTCGGGCATGGACGCGATCGGTACTGCATTCCGCGCCATCGCCAGCGGCGAAATGGAGCTGGCGATTGCCGGCGGTGTCGAGTCGATGTCCCGCGCGCCGTTCGTGATGGGCAAGGCCGACGCTGCGTTTTCGCGCAACATGAAGCTGGAAGACACCACCATCGGTTGGCGCTTTATCAACCCGTTGATGAAGGCCCAATACGGCGTGGATGCGATGCCGCAGACCGCCGATAACGTGGCCGACGATTACAAGGTGTCCCGTGCCGACCAGGATGCCTTCGCTCTGCGCAGCCAGCAACGCACCGCGGCCGCGCAAGCGGCCGGGTACTTCGCTGAAGAAATCGTGCCGGTGCGGGTTGCCCATAAAAAAGGCGAAACCGTGGTGGAGCATGACGAGCATCCCCGCGACACCACCCTCGAAGCGCTGGCCAGGCTCAAACCGGTCAATGGCCCCGACAAGACGGTCACCGCCGGCAACGCGTCAGGCGTCAATGATGGCGCCGCCGCGCTGATTCTCGCCTCGGCCGAAGCGGTCAAGAAACATGGGCTTACCGCCCGCGCCCGGGTATTGGGCATGGCCAGTGCCGGTGTCGCCCCGCGTGTGATGGGCATTGGCCCGGTGCCGGCGGTGCGCAAACTGGTGGAACGCCTGGGCCTGGCGGTCACCGATTTTGACGTGATCGAACTCAACGAAGCCTTCGCCAGCCAAGGCCTGGCGGTGCTGCGCGAACTGGGCATTGCCGACGACGCGCCGCAGGTCAACCCGAACGGCGGCGCCATCGCCCTCGGCCACCCCCTGGGGATGAGCGGTGCGCGGCTGGTCATGACCGCCCTGCATCAGTTGGAAAAGACCGGCGGCCGCAAGGGGCTGGCGACCATGTGTGTGGGCGTCGGCCAAGGCTTGGCCCTGGCGATTGAACGCATCTAA
- the pcaH gene encoding protocatechuate 3,4-dioxygenase subunit beta translates to MSDKPGYRRPQAGTQPDYLHPAYQSTNLRSPSQPLVFLPHSLSEITGPTIGAERVNEKDNDLTAQHDGEPQGERIIIHGRVLDENGLPVPGILVEIWQANAAGRYNHKRDLHDAPLDPNFTGTGRTVTDADGWYQFQTIKPGAYPWGNHHNAWRPAHIHFSLFGPSVLTRLVTQMYFPGDPLLEYDPIYNCVPDTSAKERLIARFDLEKTIPSYALGYRWDIVLRGRDATPMEK, encoded by the coding sequence ATGAGTGACAAGCCCGGTTACCGGCGCCCGCAAGCGGGCACTCAACCTGATTACCTGCACCCGGCCTACCAGTCGACGAACCTGCGTTCGCCGTCCCAGCCGTTGGTGTTCCTGCCCCATTCCTTGTCGGAAATCACCGGCCCGACCATCGGCGCCGAGCGGGTCAACGAGAAGGACAACGACCTGACCGCCCAGCATGACGGCGAGCCCCAGGGCGAGCGCATCATCATTCACGGCCGTGTGCTGGATGAAAACGGCCTGCCGGTGCCGGGCATTCTGGTGGAGATCTGGCAAGCCAACGCCGCTGGCCGATACAACCACAAACGCGACCTGCACGATGCGCCGCTGGACCCGAACTTCACCGGCACCGGGCGCACCGTGACCGACGCCGATGGCTGGTACCAGTTCCAGACCATCAAGCCCGGCGCCTACCCATGGGGCAACCATCACAACGCATGGCGCCCGGCGCATATCCACTTTTCGCTGTTCGGCCCGAGTGTGCTGACGCGCTTGGTGACGCAGATGTATTTCCCCGGCGACCCGCTGCTCGAATACGACCCGATCTACAACTGTGTGCCGGACACCAGCGCCAAGGAGCGTTTGATCGCCCGCTTCGACCTGGAAAAAACCATTCCTTCCTATGCCCTCGGCTACCGCTGGGACATCGTCCTGCGCGGCCGCGACGCCACGCCGATGGAGAAATGA
- the pcaG gene encoding protocatechuate 3,4-dioxygenase subunit alpha — protein MSLYATTSHTVGPYYHIGLTWLNREDMTTAATLGERVAISGQVVDGNGDVVNDAMLEVWQANAAGKYDHPEDEQDKAVDPSFEGFGRVPVDAEGRFRFTTIKPGSVPGLKGSTQAPHLVVLVFARGLVKHLLTRIYFDGEALNGDDPLLGCVPAERRSTLIAQPDGDGVYQWNVILQGTDKETVFFDY, from the coding sequence ATGAGCCTTTACGCAACCACGTCCCACACGGTGGGGCCTTACTACCACATCGGCCTCACCTGGCTTAACCGCGAAGACATGACCACCGCCGCCACCCTTGGCGAACGCGTGGCGATCAGCGGGCAAGTGGTGGATGGCAACGGTGATGTGGTCAACGACGCCATGCTGGAAGTCTGGCAGGCCAACGCCGCGGGTAAGTACGACCATCCGGAGGACGAGCAGGACAAGGCCGTCGACCCGAGTTTCGAAGGCTTTGGCCGTGTGCCGGTGGACGCCGAAGGGCGCTTCCGCTTTACCACCATCAAACCCGGCAGCGTGCCGGGCCTGAAGGGCAGCACCCAAGCGCCGCACCTGGTGGTGTTGGTGTTTGCCCGTGGCTTGGTCAAGCACCTGCTCACGCGGATTTACTTTGACGGTGAGGCACTGAACGGTGACGACCCGTTGCTCGGCTGTGTGCCGGCAGAGCGACGCAGCACCCTGATCGCCCAGCCGGATGGCGACGGCGTGTACCAGTGGAATGTGATCTTGCAGGGCACCGATAAGGAAACCGTGTTCTTCGATTATTGA
- a CDS encoding MFS family transporter produces the protein MTTTTSHYTGEERSKRIFAIVGASSGNLVEWFDFYVYAFCAIYFAPAFFPSDNPTVQLVNTAGVFAAGFLMRPIGGWLFGRVADKHGRKNSMMISVLMMCAGSLVIAFLPTYNDIGVWAPILLLVARLFQGLSVGGEYGTTATYMSEVALKGQRGFFASFQYVTLIGGQLLAVLVVVILQQILTEEELRAWGWRIPFVIGAIAAVISLLLRRTLKETTSKEMREDKDAGSIAALFRDHKAAFITVLGYTAGGSLIFYTFTTYMQKYLVNTVGMHAKTSSYIMTGALFLYMCMQPVFGMLADKIGRRNSMLWFAGLGTLFTMPILLTLKTVSSPFLAFVLITLALAIVSFYTSISGLVKAEMFPPQVRALGVGLAYAVANAIFGGSAEFVALGLKSMGMENTFYWYVTAMMAVAFLFSLRLPKQAAYLHHDL, from the coding sequence ATGACAACAACCACCAGTCACTACACCGGAGAAGAACGCAGCAAACGGATCTTTGCGATCGTCGGTGCCTCCTCCGGCAACCTGGTCGAGTGGTTCGACTTCTACGTGTATGCCTTCTGCGCGATTTACTTCGCCCCGGCGTTTTTTCCGTCCGACAACCCCACTGTGCAGTTGGTCAACACCGCCGGGGTGTTCGCCGCCGGCTTCCTGATGCGTCCCATCGGTGGCTGGCTGTTTGGGCGTGTGGCCGATAAACACGGTCGCAAAAACTCGATGATGATCTCGGTGCTGATGATGTGCGCGGGCTCGCTGGTCATCGCCTTTTTGCCGACCTACAACGACATTGGCGTGTGGGCACCGATCCTGCTGCTGGTGGCGCGCCTGTTCCAGGGCCTGTCCGTGGGCGGTGAGTACGGCACCACGGCCACCTATATGAGTGAAGTCGCACTCAAGGGCCAGCGTGGGTTCTTTGCGTCCTTCCAATACGTGACACTGATCGGCGGCCAGTTGCTGGCGGTGCTGGTGGTGGTGATCCTGCAGCAGATCCTCACCGAGGAAGAACTGCGTGCCTGGGGCTGGCGCATCCCGTTTGTGATCGGCGCCATTGCCGCGGTGATCTCGCTGTTGCTGCGTCGCACCCTCAAAGAAACCACCAGCAAGGAAATGCGTGAAGACAAGGACGCCGGCAGCATCGCGGCGTTGTTTCGCGACCACAAGGCGGCCTTTATCACGGTGCTGGGCTACACCGCCGGCGGCTCGCTGATTTTCTACACCTTCACCACGTACATGCAGAAGTACCTGGTGAACACCGTCGGGATGCATGCCAAGACCTCCAGCTACATCATGACCGGCGCCCTGTTTCTTTATATGTGCATGCAGCCGGTGTTTGGCATGCTGGCGGACAAAATCGGCCGCCGTAACTCAATGCTGTGGTTCGCAGGCTTGGGCACGTTGTTCACGATGCCTATCCTGCTGACCCTCAAAACTGTGAGCAGCCCGTTCCTGGCGTTTGTGCTGATCACCCTGGCGCTGGCGATCGTGAGTTTCTACACCTCGATCAGCGGCTTGGTGAAGGCCGAAATGTTTCCACCCCAGGTGCGTGCGCTCGGCGTCGGCCTGGCGTATGCGGTGGCCAATGCGATCTTCGGCGGTTCGGCGGAGTTCGTTGCCCTGGGGCTCAAATCCATGGGCATGGAAAACACCTTTTATTGGTACGTCACCGCGATGATGGCGGTGGCGTTCCTGTTCAGCTTGCGTCTGCCCAAGCAGGCGGCGTACTTGCACCACGATTTGTAA
- a CDS encoding 3-carboxy-cis,cis-muconate cycloisomerase, giving the protein MTLRTSNQLFDAYFTADSMADVFCDSGRLQGMLDFEAGLARAQAQVGLIPQAAVAPIAQACLASLYDVDALGVAIAAAGNSAIPLVKALGKLIASEDAGAERYVHLGATSQDVMDTGLVLQLRQAVDLIETDLARLGDVLAAQAQRYADVPLAGRTWLQHATPVTLGMKVAGWLGAVTRNRQRLAELKPRLLVLQFGGASGTLAALGEQAMPVAEALAAQLQLTLPDQPWHTQRDRLVEFAGVLGLIAGSLGKLGRDVSLLMQTEAAEVFEPSAPGKGGSSTMPHKRNPVGAAVLISAATRVPGLVSTMFSAMPQEHERSLGLWHAEWETLPQICRLVSGALQQALLVSEGLEVDPQRMKHNLDLTQGLVLAEAVSIVLAQRLGRETAHHLLEQCCKRAVADGRHLRAVLADEPQVTAELSAAELDRLLDPAHYLGQARTWVSRAVTEHVQHTA; this is encoded by the coding sequence ATGACGTTGCGCACCAGTAACCAACTGTTCGACGCCTACTTCACCGCTGACAGCATGGCCGACGTGTTCTGCGACAGCGGCCGCTTGCAGGGCATGCTGGATTTCGAAGCCGGCTTGGCCCGGGCACAGGCGCAGGTCGGGTTGATTCCCCAGGCTGCCGTCGCGCCGATCGCCCAGGCGTGCCTGGCCTCGCTTTACGACGTGGATGCCTTGGGCGTAGCGATCGCGGCGGCGGGCAATTCGGCGATTCCCTTGGTCAAGGCCCTGGGCAAGTTGATTGCCAGCGAAGATGCCGGCGCCGAGCGCTATGTGCACCTGGGGGCCACCAGCCAGGACGTGATGGACACCGGCCTGGTCCTGCAACTGCGCCAGGCCGTGGATCTGATCGAAACCGACCTGGCGCGTTTAGGCGATGTGCTGGCCGCCCAGGCGCAGCGTTATGCCGACGTGCCGTTGGCCGGGCGCACCTGGTTGCAGCATGCGACGCCGGTGACCCTGGGCATGAAAGTCGCCGGTTGGCTGGGGGCGGTCACCCGTAACCGGCAACGGCTCGCCGAACTCAAACCGCGCCTGCTGGTGCTGCAGTTTGGCGGCGCCTCCGGCACGCTGGCGGCGCTGGGCGAACAGGCCATGCCCGTGGCCGAGGCACTGGCGGCCCAGTTGCAGTTGACCTTGCCCGACCAACCCTGGCACACCCAGCGCGATCGCTTGGTGGAGTTCGCCGGCGTGCTGGGCTTGATCGCCGGCAGTCTCGGCAAGCTGGGGCGCGATGTCAGCCTGCTGATGCAAACCGAAGCGGCTGAAGTGTTCGAACCCTCCGCGCCGGGCAAGGGTGGCTCCTCGACCATGCCCCACAAGCGCAACCCGGTGGGCGCCGCCGTGCTGATCAGCGCCGCGACCCGCGTGCCTGGGCTGGTGTCGACGATGTTCAGCGCCATGCCCCAGGAACACGAACGCAGCCTGGGCCTGTGGCATGCCGAGTGGGAAACCTTGCCGCAGATTTGCCGCTTGGTTTCCGGCGCCTTGCAACAGGCGCTGCTGGTGAGCGAAGGGCTGGAAGTCGACCCGCAGCGCATGAAGCACAATCTCGACCTGACCCAGGGTCTGGTGTTGGCCGAGGCGGTGAGCATCGTGCTCGCCCAGCGCCTGGGCCGCGAAACCGCACACCATCTGCTGGAACAGTGCTGCAAGCGCGCCGTCGCCGATGGCCGTCACCTGCGCGCGGTACTGGCGGATGAACCACAGGTCACCGCCGAACTGTCCGCCGCCGAACTGGACCGCCTGCTCGACCCGGCCCACTACCTGGGCCAGGCGCGCACCTGGGTCAGCCGCGCGGTCACTGAACACGTTCAACACACTGCCTAA
- the pcaD gene encoding 3-oxoadipate enol-lactonase, which yields MPFVQLAEGELHYQLDGPVDAPVLVLSNSLGTDLHMWDIQVPAFTEHFRVLRFDTRGHGKSLVTEGPYSIEQLGRDVIALLDALEISRAHFCGLSMGGLIGQWLGIHAGERLQRLVVCNTAARIGTPEIWNPRIETVLRDGAAAMVALRDASIARWFTADFAEANPHQAKQITDMLAATSPQGYAANCAAVRDADFREQLASIKVPTLVIAGTEDAVTPPAGGHFIQSHVKGAEYAEFYAAHLSNVQAGAAFSDRVIEFLLAP from the coding sequence GTGCCATTTGTACAACTCGCCGAGGGCGAACTGCATTACCAACTGGATGGGCCTGTCGACGCACCGGTATTGGTGCTGTCCAACTCCCTGGGCACCGACCTGCATATGTGGGACATCCAGGTCCCAGCGTTTACCGAGCATTTTCGCGTGTTGCGTTTTGACACCCGTGGTCACGGCAAATCCCTGGTCACCGAGGGGCCCTACAGCATCGAGCAGTTGGGCCGCGACGTGATTGCCTTGCTCGATGCGCTGGAGATTTCGCGTGCGCATTTTTGCGGGCTGTCCATGGGGGGCTTGATCGGCCAATGGTTGGGGATTCATGCCGGTGAGCGTCTGCAGCGTCTGGTGGTGTGCAACACCGCGGCCAGGATCGGCACGCCAGAGATCTGGAACCCACGCATCGAAACGGTGCTGCGTGACGGTGCAGCCGCGATGGTCGCACTGCGTGACGCCTCCATTGCGCGCTGGTTCACCGCCGACTTTGCCGAGGCCAACCCGCACCAGGCCAAGCAGATTACCGACATGCTCGCGGCCACGTCGCCCCAGGGTTATGCGGCAAATTGCGCAGCGGTACGGGATGCGGACTTCCGTGAGCAACTGGCCTCGATCAAGGTACCGACCCTGGTCATCGCCGGCACTGAAGACGCGGTCACACCGCCAGCGGGCGGCCACTTTATCCAGAGCCATGTGAAGGGCGCCGAGTACGCCGAGTTCTATGCGGCCCATCTGTCGAATGTGCAGGCTGGCGCTGCGTTCAGCGACCGTGTAATTGAATTTTTGCTGGCGCCTTAA
- the pcaC gene encoding 4-carboxymuconolactone decarboxylase, which translates to MDEKQRYAEGLQVRREVLGDAHVDRSLNALTEFNGEFQEMITRHAWGDIWTRPGLPRHTRSLITIAMLIGMNRSEELKLHLRAAASNGVTRAEIKEVLMQSAIYCGIPAANATFHLAESVWDELGVESRQA; encoded by the coding sequence GTGGACGAGAAACAACGTTACGCCGAGGGCCTGCAAGTACGGCGCGAAGTGCTGGGCGACGCCCATGTCGACCGCAGCCTTAACGCCCTGACCGAGTTCAACGGCGAGTTCCAGGAAATGATCACCCGCCACGCCTGGGGCGATATCTGGACCCGTCCCGGCCTGCCGCGGCACACCCGCAGCCTGATCACTATCGCCATGTTGATCGGCATGAACCGCAGTGAAGAACTCAAGCTGCACCTGCGCGCCGCCGCCAGCAATGGCGTGACCCGCGCCGAGATCAAGGAAGTGCTGATGCAGAGTGCGATCTATTGCGGGATTCCAGCGGCGAATGCCACTTTCCACCTGGCTGAGTCGGTGTGGGATGAGCTGGGGGTCGAGTCCCGTCAAGCCTGA
- a CDS encoding polysaccharide deacetylase family protein, which yields MKSFAIASAVLALAISLSGCIGAPIALTPQTEQRLQRQAPIRFLLTFDDGPSASGYNNPSRSVVADLADNPVLPGIKAVFFLQTEAARSGGSSRGRKTMEREYAAGHVLAFHTATAFHTNHRWLNNAELDSTLTQGAADIAAITGAPPVLVRPPFWNYDRRTFAAYQRHGMHVLLTDLSANDGKIWGFNASPRRRANLYRQLSVVRERIALGELPTVDGVIPVVVTFHDINRYTARHLQEYLQILLDSAQVNSLKTAAQPFYTDHAALQRAALARTVKDVNEEVHLPGVWNWVWGADAR from the coding sequence ATGAAATCCTTTGCCATCGCATCCGCCGTGCTTGCCCTGGCCATCAGCCTCAGTGGCTGCATCGGCGCGCCCATTGCGCTGACGCCACAGACCGAACAACGCCTGCAACGCCAGGCACCGATCCGTTTTTTGCTGACCTTCGACGATGGCCCCAGTGCCTCGGGCTACAACAACCCGAGCCGCTCGGTGGTGGCCGACCTGGCCGACAACCCGGTGTTGCCGGGGATCAAGGCGGTGTTCTTCCTGCAGACCGAAGCGGCCCGTTCCGGTGGCAGTTCGCGCGGGCGCAAGACCATGGAGCGGGAGTACGCCGCAGGTCATGTCCTGGCGTTCCACACCGCCACCGCGTTTCATACCAACCACCGCTGGCTGAACAACGCCGAACTGGATAGCACCCTCACCCAGGGGGCCGCCGACATTGCCGCAATCACCGGCGCGCCGCCGGTGTTGGTACGCCCGCCATTCTGGAACTACGACCGCCGTACCTTTGCCGCCTACCAACGCCATGGCATGCACGTATTGCTGACCGACTTGAGCGCCAACGACGGCAAAATCTGGGGCTTCAACGCCAGCCCGCGCCGTCGCGCCAACCTGTATCGACAGCTGTCCGTGGTGCGCGAGCGCATTGCGTTGGGTGAGTTGCCGACGGTGGACGGCGTGATACCGGTGGTGGTGACCTTTCACGACATCAACCGCTACACCGCGCGGCACCTGCAGGAATACCTGCAGATCCTGCTCGACAGTGCACAGGTCAACAGTCTGAAAACCGCTGCCCAGCCGTTCTACACCGACCACGCCGCGCTGCAGCGCGCGGCGCTGGCGCGCACGGTCAAGGATGTGAATGAAGAGGTGCATCTGCCCGGCGTGTGGAACTGGGTGTGGGGCGCTGACGCGCGCTGA
- a CDS encoding OprD family porin codes for MSMFRPRQLLLATAVASFALPAIAEEHGFLEDASANLNLRNFFFNRNFTNPTKTQGGAQEWTQSFILDAKSGFTQGTVGFGVDVLGLYSLKLDGGHGTGGTQLLPLDHDGRPADEFGRLGVAFKARISKTEVKVGEWMPVLPILRADDGRSLPQTLRGGQITSREIDGLTLYGGQFRANSPRDDSSMNDLSMTGKTAFTSDRFNFQGGEYAFNDKRTQIGLWNAQLKDIYRQQYVNLIHSQPLGAWTLGANLGFFYGKDDGSARAGALDNKTWSGLFSAKYGGNTFYVGLQKLTGNTAWMRVNGTSGGTLANDSYNSSYDNAQEKSWQVRHDYNFAALGVPGLTLMNRYISGSNVHTGTITDGKEWGRESELGYTVQSGNLKNLTVRLRNSSMRRDYSNNEFDENRLIVSYPLSLL; via the coding sequence ATGAGCATGTTCCGCCCTCGCCAGCTGTTGCTGGCCACCGCTGTTGCCAGTTTTGCCCTTCCTGCAATCGCCGAAGAACACGGTTTCCTGGAAGACGCCAGTGCCAACCTCAACCTGCGCAATTTCTTCTTCAACCGCAATTTCACCAACCCGACCAAAACCCAGGGCGGCGCGCAGGAGTGGACGCAGAGTTTCATTCTCGACGCCAAGTCCGGCTTCACCCAGGGCACGGTAGGCTTCGGGGTGGATGTGCTGGGCCTGTATTCGTTGAAGCTCGACGGCGGGCATGGCACCGGTGGCACCCAGTTGTTGCCGCTGGACCACGATGGCCGCCCGGCGGATGAATTCGGCCGCCTCGGTGTGGCATTCAAGGCACGTATTTCGAAGACCGAAGTGAAGGTCGGCGAATGGATGCCGGTGCTGCCGATCCTGCGTGCCGACGATGGCCGCTCGCTGCCGCAAACCCTGCGCGGCGGGCAGATCACCTCCAGAGAAATTGACGGCCTGACCCTCTATGGCGGCCAGTTCCGCGCCAACAGCCCGCGCGACGACAGCAGCATGAACGACCTGTCGATGACCGGTAAAACCGCGTTCACCTCCGACCGTTTCAACTTCCAGGGCGGCGAATACGCGTTCAACGACAAACGCACCCAGATTGGTCTGTGGAACGCCCAGCTCAAGGACATCTATCGCCAGCAGTACGTCAACCTGATCCACAGCCAGCCCCTCGGCGCCTGGACCCTGGGCGCCAACCTGGGGTTCTTCTACGGCAAGGACGACGGCAGCGCCCGCGCCGGCGCACTGGACAACAAGACCTGGTCCGGCCTGTTCTCGGCCAAGTACGGCGGCAACACCTTTTACGTCGGCCTGCAGAAACTCACCGGGAACACTGCCTGGATGCGCGTCAACGGCACCAGCGGCGGCACCCTGGCCAACGACAGCTACAACTCCAGCTACGACAACGCCCAGGAAAAATCCTGGCAAGTGCGCCACGACTACAACTTCGCCGCCCTCGGCGTGCCCGGCCTGACGTTGATGAACCGCTACATCAGCGGCAGCAACGTGCACACCGGCACGATTACCGACGGCAAGGAATGGGGGCGTGAAAGCGAATTGGGCTACACCGTGCAGAGCGGCAACCTGAAGAACCTGACAGTGCGCTTGCGTAATTCCAGCATGCGCCGCGACTACAGCAACAACGAGTTCGATGAAAACCGGTTGATCGTCAGTTACCCGCTAAGTCTGCTGTAA